The following proteins are co-located in the candidate division KSB1 bacterium genome:
- a CDS encoding PAS domain S-box protein: MEQHVNTYSPSGRPLRHTKIAVLVLAFVLICAFHAYYYFLRGLPVGKDLVAWLLAVGGATALVEASFRLFRREQASLTHEIELCKQADARREDEQERLRRFNRALARISGAPLLYSGNLSAALDQVTETSAHTLEVERVGVWLFVEERTKIRCLNLYERGANRHTSGHELEASRYPAYFAALEEERIIPAHDARTDTTTWEFANDYLVPLGISSMLDAPIRVNGQTMGVLCHEHVGAPRQWTVEEQAFASSMADMVALAMEASERRRAEESLRESERSLRSIFDNMQDIYFYADTSGLLRNVSPAVERYGYRRQELLGRHVETVFFSMEERERFLAELARERAVSDFEVRLKYADGTPFSASISARLILGDDGRCLGTEGIVRDISERKRQEAALKEAKELYETLVRTSPEAILVVNPMGIFTEVNERAAQLFGFASAAEMVGTQVGVFLPEAVRQWARSSLPSCHSEEVLQAEQILLRRDGSSFIAELSVSALCTADQQLCGYVAIIRDVTVRKKAEEEIERRQKYLESVLNNSPSAIVTLDNEHRVVEWNKAAEQIFGYRREEVLGKDLDGLIATGAVHEEAAGLTRHVLSGKDILAHEAVRIRKDGTPVDVIVSGSPIRVGETLHGVVAVYTDISERKRQEAELRASEERFRNLVESSPEGIVIHSQGKVIFANPAAARIMGAKSPEEMLGASVMDFVHPDYRQIVLERVRKMMETGEPAPPIEEQFLRLDGSVLDVEVAASPVVFAGQKASQVVFRDVSARKREEKVREAIYKISEAANTAADLQGLFASIHAIVGELMPAQNFYIALLDQESGMLSFPYFVDEKDEPPSPRKLKRGLTEYVLRTGEPLLASREVFAQLVERGEVEAIGTPSVDWLGVPLVGTQGIIGVLAVQSYTEGIRFGEEEKRILQFVCNQAAMAIERKRTNEQLKASLREKEVLLKEIHHRVKNNMQVISSMLNLQSGCVGNPEVVAVLKDSQNRVRSMALIHEKLYQSRDLSRIDFADYLRKLTDDLFRSYGVSPERIALVTHAEGVSLGIDAAIPCGLIVNELVSNCLKHAFPAGRKGEVRVALVPKNGMYELMVRDNGVGFPKGVDFRNTESLGLQLVTTLTDQLEGTIEMNSNGGGTEFRILFRRDQ, encoded by the coding sequence ATGGAGCAACACGTGAACACTTACTCGCCATCGGGGAGACCCCTTCGACACACCAAGATCGCGGTGCTTGTCCTTGCCTTCGTCTTGATCTGCGCATTCCATGCCTATTACTACTTCTTGAGGGGGCTGCCCGTGGGGAAGGACCTCGTGGCCTGGCTGCTGGCGGTAGGCGGTGCCACAGCCCTTGTTGAGGCCAGCTTTCGGCTCTTTCGGCGTGAACAGGCGAGCCTGACGCACGAAATCGAGCTCTGCAAACAAGCGGATGCCCGACGCGAAGATGAGCAGGAGCGGCTGCGACGTTTCAATCGAGCGCTAGCCAGGATATCTGGAGCGCCTTTGCTCTACAGTGGCAACCTCAGCGCCGCACTAGACCAGGTCACCGAGACTTCTGCTCATACACTGGAGGTGGAGCGCGTGGGGGTGTGGCTCTTTGTCGAGGAGCGGACCAAGATTCGCTGCCTCAACCTCTACGAACGCGGGGCTAATCGCCACACCTCCGGTCACGAACTTGAGGCGTCGCGTTACCCTGCCTACTTCGCCGCGCTGGAAGAGGAGAGGATTATTCCCGCGCACGATGCCCGTACCGATACCACTACGTGGGAGTTTGCCAACGACTACCTTGTGCCGCTGGGAATCAGCTCTATGCTGGACGCGCCCATTCGTGTGAACGGCCAGACCATGGGCGTGTTGTGTCATGAACACGTAGGGGCGCCCAGGCAATGGACCGTGGAAGAACAGGCCTTTGCCAGTTCCATGGCGGACATGGTGGCCCTGGCTATGGAGGCGAGCGAACGTCGTCGTGCCGAGGAGTCGCTACGGGAGAGCGAGCGGAGCCTGCGCAGCATCTTCGACAACATGCAGGACATCTACTTTTACGCAGATACTTCCGGGCTATTGCGCAACGTGAGCCCCGCGGTTGAACGATACGGGTACAGGCGGCAGGAGCTCCTTGGCAGGCACGTGGAAACGGTATTCTTTAGCATGGAAGAGCGGGAGCGCTTCCTGGCAGAACTGGCGAGGGAGCGGGCGGTGAGCGATTTCGAGGTGCGCCTCAAATATGCCGACGGCACGCCGTTCTCTGCTTCGATCAGCGCCCGGCTGATCCTGGGCGACGATGGCCGCTGCTTGGGGACCGAGGGGATTGTGCGTGACATTTCCGAGCGCAAGCGCCAAGAAGCAGCCCTGAAGGAGGCCAAGGAGCTGTACGAGACTCTGGTGCGCACCTCGCCGGAAGCCATTTTGGTGGTAAACCCGATGGGGATCTTCACTGAGGTGAATGAACGCGCCGCACAGCTCTTCGGGTTCGCCTCGGCTGCGGAGATGGTGGGGACGCAGGTGGGCGTGTTTCTGCCCGAGGCGGTCCGCCAATGGGCGCGAAGTTCTCTCCCCTCCTGTCACTCAGAAGAGGTCCTGCAAGCGGAGCAGATCCTCTTGCGGCGAGACGGCAGTTCCTTCATTGCCGAACTGAGCGTCTCTGCCCTTTGCACCGCCGACCAGCAGCTGTGCGGGTACGTGGCCATAATAAGAGACGTGACGGTCCGTAAGAAGGCAGAGGAAGAGATCGAGCGGCGGCAAAAGTACCTGGAATCGGTGCTGAACAACTCACCCAGCGCCATTGTGACCCTCGACAATGAGCATCGGGTGGTCGAATGGAACAAGGCCGCCGAGCAGATTTTCGGCTATCGCCGCGAGGAGGTTCTGGGCAAGGACCTGGACGGGTTGATTGCCACCGGTGCCGTCCACGAGGAAGCAGCAGGGCTCACCCGGCACGTGTTGAGCGGCAAAGACATCCTGGCGCACGAGGCTGTGCGCATACGCAAAGATGGCACACCGGTCGACGTGATCGTCTCCGGCTCCCCCATTCGCGTGGGAGAGACGCTTCACGGGGTGGTGGCCGTGTATACCGACATTTCCGAGCGCAAGAGGCAGGAGGCTGAGCTGCGTGCCAGTGAGGAGCGCTTCCGGAACTTGGTGGAGAGCTCGCCGGAGGGGATCGTCATCCACAGCCAGGGGAAAGTCATATTCGCCAACCCCGCTGCTGCCCGCATCATGGGTGCCAAGAGCCCCGAGGAGATGCTCGGCGCCTCGGTGATGGATTTTGTCCATCCGGACTATCGCCAGATAGTGCTGGAGCGTGTGCGCAAGATGATGGAGACCGGCGAACCCGCGCCCCCCATCGAGGAGCAGTTCCTGCGCCTGGACGGCAGCGTGCTGGATGTAGAGGTGGCTGCCTCGCCCGTGGTATTCGCCGGGCAGAAGGCTTCGCAGGTGGTGTTCCGCGACGTCAGTGCCCGCAAACGCGAGGAGAAGGTGCGCGAGGCGATCTACAAGATCTCCGAGGCCGCCAATACCGCCGCCGACTTGCAGGGACTGTTCGCGTCCATTCACGCCATCGTGGGCGAGCTTATGCCGGCCCAGAACTTTTACATCGCGCTTCTTGACCAGGAGTCCGGCATGTTGAGCTTCCCGTACTTTGTGGACGAAAAGGACGAGCCGCCAAGCCCCCGCAAACTCAAGAGAGGGTTGACAGAATACGTGCTGCGCACCGGTGAGCCACTGTTGGCCTCGCGCGAAGTCTTCGCGCAGTTGGTCGAGCGCGGCGAGGTCGAAGCCATCGGTACCCCCTCGGTGGACTGGCTCGGAGTCCCATTGGTGGGCACCCAAGGAATCATCGGGGTATTGGCGGTACAGAGCTACACCGAAGGTATTCGCTTCGGCGAGGAGGAAAAGCGGATTTTGCAGTTTGTCTGTAACCAGGCGGCCATGGCCATAGAGCGAAAACGCACCAACGAACAGCTCAAAGCTTCGCTGCGGGAAAAGGAGGTCCTGCTCAAGGAGATCCACCATCGGGTCAAGAACAACATGCAGGTCATCTCCAGCATGCTCAACCTCCAGTCGGGGTGTGTTGGTAATCCTGAAGTGGTGGCGGTTCTCAAAGACAGCCAGAACCGCGTCCGGTCCATGGCGCTGATCCATGAGAAACTGTATCAGTCCAGAGATTTGAGCAGGATTGACTTTGCCGACTATCTGCGCAAGTTGACCGACGATTTGTTCCGCTCCTATGGGGTGAGCCCTGAGCGCATCGCGCTCGTGACGCATGCGGAGGGGGTCTCTTTGGGCATCGACGCAGCCATCCCTTGTGGCCTGATCGTCAACGAGCTGGTCTCCAATTGTTTGAAGCATGCGTTCCCAGCAGGAAGGAAGGGAGAAGTGCGTGTTGCCCTGGTTCCCAAGAACGGCATGTATGAGCTCATGGTGCGGGACAACGGCGTGGGGTTTCCAAAGGGTGTCGATTTTCGCAATACTGAATCCCTTGGCCTGCAGTTGGTCACCACCCTGACCGACCAGCTGGAGGGCACTATCGAGATGAATTCCAACGGGGGTGGCACCGAGTTCAGGATTTTGTTCAGGCGCGACCAATAG
- a CDS encoding response regulator, translating into MGKPYIVLIEDDPDDRRLTVRLLRQAYVDGDIVTMSSGGRALQFLFGTGEFADRDLAHKPELILLDLRLPDMHGLEVLRCLQADARTKDIPVVVLTSSHSEEDLVESYRLGATSYLRKSAAQIGLCCLVGRMSKGRALEQSAAD; encoded by the coding sequence ATGGGAAAGCCGTACATTGTGCTAATTGAAGATGACCCGGACGACAGGCGTCTCACGGTGCGCCTCTTGCGTCAGGCGTACGTGGATGGAGACATTGTCACCATGTCCAGTGGTGGCAGGGCGTTGCAGTTCTTGTTCGGCACAGGCGAGTTTGCGGATCGAGACCTGGCGCATAAGCCGGAGCTCATTCTGTTGGATTTGCGCCTGCCGGACATGCACGGGTTGGAGGTCCTGCGCTGTCTGCAGGCGGATGCACGCACCAAGGACATTCCTGTGGTCGTGCTCACCTCCTCGCATTCCGAGGAGGACCTGGTGGAAAGCTACCGCCTGGGCGCCACCAGCTACCTGCGCAAGTCCGCCGCCCAAATTGGTTTGTGTTGCCTGGTCGGCCGCATGTCCAAAGGGCGCGCGCTGGAACAATCCGCCGCGGATTAA
- a CDS encoding PAS domain S-box protein: MNETVCTPQPRAAQTGRPSRREIRCAGDRTFRELVEGVKDVVLHLTADGVIQYCSPAIRPLAGYDPEEVQGTDVRGYFADPFEQRNAWRSLGRAVRTGADTTIEFLLRTKGGRPVPVEVTVRPSRARGGLEGVLCVMRDVSARKEADAALQESERKFRAITDNLEVGIFRTSAGADGRVLEANPALVSMFGYASKEEFIGTRVRDLYVDPADRAALVARIKAEGVLKRAEVPFRKRDGSRMWCALTAVAVRDQRGRVRYYDGLVEDITARKLTELSLRESEGRLRHVAEQVHAWVWEVDASGRYTYSSPLVKELLGYAPEELVGKKGFCDLLHPSKRVEYERALLRLLDARAPIHDFVAPFQHKDGGTLWLSRNAAPIYDTGGNFSGYQGADIDVTERHLQEEKIRQQRTYLQALIEYNPLAVVGMDAEGRITLCNTAFERLFQYERGEAMGKQVDELLAGEGQLAEARDLTSRVMAGERVHAITRRRRKDGAEVDVEVFGVPVMIQGARYGAFALYQDISQRKRAEEELLSSLKEKEILLKEIHHRVKNNMQVISSLLSLQSSYITDPRALAIFNDSQNRVKSMALIHEKLYQSKNLARVDFAEYARSLTSHLFDSYGVDPERIGMEIEINGVELAIDTGISCGLIVNELVSNALKHAFPNGRKGQVTLRLERVNGSYVLSVSDDGVGFPSHLDFRNTESLGLQLVNTLTDQLEGNIELLCNGGGTTFTICFPDGSTRG, from the coding sequence ATGAACGAGACCGTCTGTACTCCCCAACCACGAGCTGCGCAGACAGGTCGACCATCGCGCCGAGAGATTAGATGCGCGGGCGACCGAACTTTCCGTGAACTGGTGGAAGGGGTCAAAGACGTGGTGCTGCATCTCACCGCGGATGGGGTTATCCAGTATTGCAGTCCGGCCATCAGGCCACTTGCCGGCTATGATCCTGAGGAGGTGCAGGGTACGGATGTGCGCGGGTACTTTGCCGACCCGTTCGAGCAGCGCAATGCGTGGAGGAGCCTCGGGCGAGCGGTGCGCACCGGCGCGGATACAACAATTGAATTTCTCCTGAGGACCAAAGGGGGGCGTCCTGTACCGGTAGAGGTTACCGTCAGGCCGTCCAGGGCAAGAGGCGGTCTTGAAGGGGTTTTGTGCGTCATGCGAGACGTCAGCGCGCGGAAAGAAGCCGACGCCGCTCTGCAGGAGAGCGAGCGCAAGTTCAGGGCCATAACCGATAACCTAGAGGTGGGGATATTTCGCACTTCTGCAGGAGCGGATGGACGTGTGCTTGAGGCAAATCCGGCACTGGTGAGCATGTTCGGCTACGCGAGCAAGGAGGAGTTTATTGGCACAAGGGTGAGGGACCTGTACGTGGACCCAGCGGACCGTGCGGCGTTGGTAGCGCGTATCAAGGCTGAAGGCGTGCTCAAGCGTGCCGAGGTTCCCTTTAGAAAGCGGGACGGCAGTCGGATGTGGTGTGCGCTCACCGCGGTGGCAGTCCGTGACCAGCGAGGGCGGGTGCGGTACTATGATGGCCTGGTGGAAGACATCACCGCACGCAAGCTCACGGAGTTATCCCTGCGTGAATCCGAAGGGCGCCTGCGGCACGTGGCCGAGCAAGTGCACGCTTGGGTGTGGGAGGTGGATGCTTCCGGCCGCTACACCTACAGCAGCCCCTTGGTCAAGGAACTGCTGGGCTACGCGCCAGAAGAGCTCGTGGGCAAGAAAGGCTTTTGCGACCTTCTCCACCCCAGCAAGCGCGTGGAATATGAGCGCGCACTCCTGCGCCTGCTAGACGCCCGGGCCCCAATTCATGACTTTGTCGCGCCTTTCCAGCACAAAGACGGCGGGACATTGTGGCTTTCGCGCAACGCGGCGCCAATCTACGACACAGGCGGCAACTTTTCTGGTTACCAAGGGGCCGACATCGACGTCACAGAGAGGCACTTGCAAGAGGAGAAGATACGGCAGCAGCGCACCTACTTGCAGGCGCTCATCGAATACAATCCTCTTGCGGTGGTGGGCATGGACGCTGAGGGCAGAATTACGCTGTGCAACACCGCCTTTGAGCGTCTGTTCCAGTACGAGCGCGGGGAAGCGATGGGGAAGCAGGTGGACGAGCTGCTAGCCGGAGAGGGGCAATTGGCCGAGGCAAGGGATCTGACCAGTCGGGTGATGGCCGGCGAGCGCGTGCACGCTATCACCCGCCGCCGGCGCAAGGACGGTGCGGAGGTGGACGTGGAGGTTTTCGGTGTGCCTGTCATGATCCAGGGCGCCCGCTACGGCGCCTTCGCTCTCTACCAGGACATCAGCCAGCGCAAACGCGCAGAAGAAGAGCTCCTGAGTTCCTTGAAGGAAAAGGAGATCTTGCTCAAGGAGATCCACCACCGAGTGAAGAACAACATGCAGGTCATCTCCAGCTTGCTGAGTTTGCAGTCCTCTTACATCACCGACCCACGCGCCCTGGCCATTTTCAACGACAGCCAAAACCGAGTCAAGTCCATGGCGCTGATCCATGAAAAGCTCTATCAGTCCAAGAACCTGGCCAGGGTTGATTTTGCCGAGTACGCGCGGAGCCTCACAAGTCATTTGTTCGACTCCTACGGTGTGGACCCAGAGCGCATCGGCATGGAGATAGAAATCAACGGGGTGGAACTCGCCATCGACACGGGCATATCGTGCGGTCTGATCGTGAATGAGCTTGTCTCCAACGCGTTGAAACACGCGTTCCCGAACGGCCGCAAAGGGCAGGTAACGCTAAGGCTGGAGCGCGTGAATGGCTCGTACGTGCTCAGCGTGAGCGATGACGGGGTGGGCTTCCCGTCGCATCTTGATTTTCGCAACACCGAATCGTTAGGTCTGCAGCTGGTCAACACGCTGACGGACCAGTTGGAAGGGAACATAGAGCTTCTGTGCAATGGAGGTGGGACCACCTTCACCATTTGTTTTCCTGATGGAAGCACTAGAGGGTGA
- a CDS encoding response regulator: MDRAARIMVVEDLNITALDLKNRLRKMGYEVPALAGSGEEAIQKAEETHPDLILMDIRLKGEMDGVEAAERIRAKLDIPVIYLTAHADDNTLQRAMVTGPYGYVLKPFEEKELRITIEMALHRHREEAKSREQTGAPAVAE, translated from the coding sequence ATGGATCGAGCTGCGCGAATTATGGTCGTTGAGGACCTCAACATCACCGCTCTTGACCTGAAGAACAGGCTGCGGAAGATGGGATACGAGGTGCCAGCGCTGGCGGGGTCAGGAGAAGAGGCAATCCAGAAAGCGGAGGAGACCCATCCCGACTTGATCCTTATGGACATCCGCCTCAAGGGCGAAATGGATGGCGTCGAGGCAGCCGAACGGATCAGGGCGAAGCTGGACATCCCGGTCATCTACCTGACTGCGCACGCGGATGACAACACTCTGCAGCGGGCTATGGTCACAGGCCCATACGGCTACGTGCTAAAGCCATTTGAGGAGAAAGAGCTGCGCATTACCATTGAAATGGCCTTGCATCGACATCGCGAGGAGGCGAAATCGCGGGAGCAGACTGGCGCTCCCGCTGTGGCAGAATGA
- a CDS encoding ATP-binding protein — MGGQQKGNGRSVATGPSAQTDGSVRPAAAVGGELALGAALADFSQAMASITSAHQELSRRIAELDLQLAQRNAELAQSLLETQRLKTYLNYILDSMSNCLVVVDRAGTITLFNKAAERLTGYQAKEVVGRRYEDVFRSCTTDAFAPLHVVSSASGVSEGDKEIVGKSGQRIPIKFACSRLTDPSGQVLGAIEVFSDLSTVRLLEEQRRRISVLSALTEMAGVVAHEIRNPLQGIAGYAALLSEELPIDDPRHGMARQILEGVQRLDEIVNNLLLLVRPGKGFLTGLDLTAFLREFVASCRRRFGSHSSILVEEDMPTRSLFAKADPVLLERALWSIVHNAVQAMPEGGKLRVALRRAAGSGQRQGACQITIADTGLGMSREVMDRLFMPFFTTKERGAGLGLAIARNLIAFQQGEIMVRSSEGNGTCVTVTLPCVRGVHE; from the coding sequence ATGGGCGGACAGCAGAAGGGCAACGGTCGTAGCGTAGCTACCGGACCCAGTGCCCAGACCGATGGCTCCGTTCGTCCCGCTGCGGCAGTGGGTGGAGAGCTGGCGTTGGGCGCCGCGCTGGCCGACTTTAGCCAAGCAATGGCCTCCATTACCAGCGCCCACCAAGAGTTGAGCAGGCGAATTGCCGAGCTGGACCTACAGCTTGCTCAGCGCAACGCAGAGCTGGCGCAGAGTCTGCTCGAGACGCAGCGCCTGAAGACCTATCTCAACTACATTCTTGACAGCATGTCCAATTGCCTGGTGGTGGTGGATCGTGCGGGTACCATCACCCTTTTCAACAAAGCGGCGGAGCGCCTGACGGGTTACCAGGCAAAAGAGGTAGTCGGCAGGCGCTACGAGGATGTGTTTCGCTCGTGCACCACGGATGCTTTTGCCCCTTTGCACGTGGTGAGCTCGGCGAGCGGCGTATCGGAGGGGGACAAGGAGATTGTGGGCAAGTCAGGTCAGAGGATACCAATCAAGTTCGCTTGCTCGCGGCTGACCGATCCAAGCGGACAAGTGTTGGGTGCCATCGAGGTGTTCAGCGACCTGAGTACCGTGCGGCTTTTGGAAGAGCAACGCCGCCGCATCAGCGTGCTCTCTGCGTTGACGGAGATGGCAGGAGTTGTCGCCCACGAGATACGCAATCCCTTGCAGGGAATCGCCGGCTACGCTGCACTGTTGTCGGAGGAGCTCCCTATCGATGATCCCCGGCACGGGATGGCCAGGCAGATCCTGGAAGGCGTGCAACGTCTGGATGAAATTGTCAACAATCTTCTGCTCTTAGTGCGCCCCGGGAAAGGTTTTCTGACCGGTCTTGACCTCACGGCGTTTCTCCGCGAGTTTGTCGCCTCCTGCCGCAGGCGGTTCGGGAGCCATAGCTCGATCCTGGTTGAGGAAGACATGCCCACTCGTTCCCTTTTCGCAAAGGCGGACCCGGTCCTTTTGGAACGTGCACTCTGGAGCATCGTGCACAACGCGGTTCAGGCTATGCCTGAGGGAGGCAAGCTCCGCGTGGCGTTGCGCAGGGCCGCAGGATCCGGACAAAGGCAGGGCGCCTGCCAGATAACAATTGCCGATACGGGCTTGGGCATGTCCCGCGAGGTGATGGATCGCCTGTTCATGCCATTTTTCACCACCAAGGAGCGCGGGGCGGGTCTGGGCCTGGCCATCGCGCGGAACCTCATCGCCTTCCAGCAGGGGGAGATTATGGTGCGCAGCAGTGAAGGCAATGGTACATGCGTGACTGTTACCCTGCCGTGCGTGCGAGGCGTGCATGAGTAG
- a CDS encoding sigma-54 dependent transcriptional regulator: protein MSRLAILVVEDDPLGGRFVRDAIQRWGYDVTLVQDGASALELASRQSFALVLTDLKMEGVNGMDVLCGIKRLHPDTEVVIMTAYGTIDNAVEAMKKGAFDYITKPVAPEELRLVVERVQERQQLLAENRFLRAELQKQQGVSTILGQSLAMQRIRETVQMVAPTSAAVLIEGETGTGKEVVANAIERASPRHGKPFVKVNCGALPHTLLESELFGHERGAFTGAVAQMKGRFELADGGTMLLDEIADLDKAMQVKLLRVLQFGEFERIGSGRTLQTDVRIIATTNRNLLEEVKKERFRKDLYFRLNTLCIRIPPLRERREDIPLLAEHFLARFAARNGERKRLSPEAMRVLMEHNWPGNVRELESAIERAAVLSRGIEILTPEHFPYIREHAELLQTDSPSPLVTLADVERAHILKTLQQMQGNKTQTARVLGITVKTLRAKLRAYGIAE from the coding sequence ATGAGTAGACTCGCAATACTCGTGGTGGAAGACGACCCTCTCGGTGGGCGCTTTGTGCGCGACGCCATCCAACGCTGGGGCTATGACGTGACTCTGGTGCAAGATGGTGCCTCGGCGTTAGAACTGGCCTCACGGCAGAGCTTTGCTCTGGTCCTGACTGACCTGAAAATGGAAGGCGTCAACGGCATGGATGTCCTTTGTGGCATCAAAAGGCTCCACCCGGATACTGAGGTGGTGATCATGACCGCCTACGGCACCATCGACAATGCCGTGGAGGCGATGAAGAAAGGGGCCTTTGATTACATCACCAAGCCGGTGGCGCCGGAAGAGCTGCGTCTCGTGGTGGAGCGGGTTCAAGAGCGCCAGCAGCTCCTGGCCGAGAACCGCTTTCTGCGCGCCGAGCTGCAAAAGCAGCAGGGCGTGAGCACGATTCTTGGCCAGAGCCTTGCCATGCAGCGCATCCGCGAGACGGTGCAAATGGTGGCCCCCACTTCGGCGGCAGTGCTCATCGAAGGGGAAACGGGGACCGGAAAAGAGGTCGTGGCCAATGCTATCGAGCGCGCCAGCCCCCGCCACGGAAAACCATTCGTGAAGGTCAACTGCGGCGCATTACCCCACACTCTGCTGGAAAGCGAGCTCTTCGGGCACGAACGAGGCGCTTTCACCGGCGCGGTTGCCCAAATGAAAGGGCGATTCGAGCTTGCCGATGGCGGTACGATGCTATTAGACGAAATCGCCGATCTGGACAAGGCAATGCAAGTGAAGCTGCTGCGCGTGTTGCAGTTCGGTGAGTTCGAGCGTATTGGGAGTGGGCGCACCCTGCAGACAGATGTGCGCATCATCGCCACCACCAACCGCAACCTCTTGGAAGAGGTGAAGAAGGAGCGCTTTCGCAAAGACCTCTACTTCCGCCTGAACACCCTGTGCATACGCATCCCGCCCCTCCGGGAGCGGCGCGAGGACATTCCTTTGTTAGCCGAACACTTCCTTGCCCGCTTTGCGGCACGCAACGGAGAGCGTAAGAGACTCTCGCCGGAGGCTATGCGCGTACTCATGGAACACAACTGGCCCGGGAATGTCCGCGAGCTGGAAAGTGCCATTGAGCGAGCGGCGGTTCTCAGCAGGGGCATTGAGATTCTTACCCCGGAGCATTTCCCGTACATTCGTGAGCATGCCGAGCTTCTACAGACGGACAGCCCCTCACCACTTGTGACTCTGGCCGATGTGGAGCGAGCCCACATCCTCAAGACCCTGCAGCAAATGCAGGGCAACAAGACCCAGACGGCTCGTGTTCTCGGCATCACCGTCAAGACCCTCCGCGCCAAGCTGCGGGCTTACGGGATTGCAGAGTAA
- a CDS encoding response regulator, with the protein MEAKARVLIVENEVIVAKDMEGILRSLGFVVSGIVRTGEEGVKRAREEQPDLVLMDIALKGEIDGVEAARQIKATHDIPVVYVTALTDRGTFQRAKETEPYGFICKPFEEKDVQAVVELALLHNQRQKRLRATQELMTAALDQMGDALIFANLRGEVVYLNELAEALTGWAQMEAAGMPVMQLFASTSAEPAPELSSLCPTMRDPTPFAFAFCARDARQVSIEGTMHPLPGRDRTTVGYMLRFKAKACASVPETASVLQNG; encoded by the coding sequence ATGGAAGCGAAAGCCCGGGTGTTGATCGTGGAAAACGAGGTTATTGTGGCCAAGGACATGGAGGGGATCCTCCGTAGCCTTGGCTTTGTCGTCTCAGGCATCGTGCGGACCGGTGAGGAGGGGGTCAAACGCGCCCGCGAAGAGCAGCCGGACCTAGTCCTCATGGACATCGCCCTCAAGGGGGAGATTGACGGGGTGGAGGCAGCCAGGCAGATCAAAGCTACCCACGACATCCCGGTTGTGTATGTGACCGCCCTCACGGACCGTGGCACCTTCCAGCGGGCCAAGGAGACCGAGCCCTACGGTTTCATCTGCAAGCCGTTTGAAGAGAAGGATGTGCAGGCTGTAGTCGAGCTTGCGCTGCTCCACAACCAGCGCCAGAAAAGGCTGAGGGCAACGCAGGAGCTCATGACCGCAGCCCTCGACCAGATGGGTGATGCGCTCATTTTCGCCAACCTGCGAGGGGAGGTGGTCTACCTGAACGAGCTAGCCGAGGCCCTGACCGGTTGGGCCCAAATGGAGGCGGCGGGCATGCCGGTGATGCAGTTGTTTGCCTCGACCTCTGCAGAACCGGCCCCGGAGCTTTCTTCTCTTTGCCCCACTATGAGGGACCCCACGCCGTTTGCCTTCGCCTTCTGCGCGCGGGACGCCCGGCAGGTGTCGATTGAAGGGACGATGCATCCTCTGCCGGGCCGGGACCGGACGACGGTGGGCTACATGTTACGCTTCAAGGCCAAGGCGTGCGCTTCAGTGCCAGAAACAGCGTCGGTGCTCCAAAACGGCTAA